The DNA segment CCGGCCACCGTGAACGCGTGCGGCACCTTGTGCTGCAACCCGCGCACCCGACGCCCGGACGCGTCGTGCACCCCGCCGCGCGTAGCGGTCGAGCCGATGTCCAGCGCCACGACCAGCGGATCCAGCGCCTGTTCCAGAGCGACGTCATCGATCACCCTCTGAACCTAACCCCGCTTGCGGTACGGCGCCTCTGTTGCACCTGTTCGGCATCCTGTCGCGGCGGTGCGATCCACGATGGCGGCGGCGTAGGTGGATTCCTTGAGTCGCCGTCCGATCGTCCGATAACCCTGGCGACCGGCCATCACCCCTGGAGGAACAGCACATGTCCACTCGTCAGTTCGTCACCTTCGAGGTCGCCGGTCAGTTCTTCGGCGTGGACGTGGACGCCGTGCAGGAGGTGCTGTCGTATAGCGAGTACACGCCCGTGCCGCTGGCGCCGAACGCGGTCGGCGGACTGTTCAACCTGCGCGGGCAGGTGATCGCCGCCGTCGACCTGCGGGTGCAGTTCGGTCTGCCGCGCCGCGACATGTCCGGCCTGGTGATGAACGTGATCGTGCGCTACGGCGACGAGCCGGTGAGTCTGCTGGTGGACCGCATCGGCCAGGTCGCCGACCTGGACTCGGACCTGTTCGAGGAGCCGCCGGCGACCCTGACCGGCCGATCCCGCGAACTGGTCATCGGCGCCTACAAGACCGAGGGCCGCCTGCTGCTGGTGCTCGACGTCGCCGAGTGCGTGAACACCACCCGCGTCGCGGCCTGAGACCGTCCGCCGCGGCTCTCCCGCCGCCGCGCCGACCGGGATCGCCGCCCCCTGTCGATAGATCAGCGCACTGTCAGGACAGCGTCGGCGAAGGCCGCGGGCGCCTCCTGCGGCAGGTTGTGGCCGGCCTCGATCACGCGGTGCTCGTGACCGGAGACGAACATCGGCGCGTGATCGGCGGTGCCGCCCGGTTTGAGCGGGTCGTCGGCGCCGTCCAGTGTCACCGCAGGCACGGTGATCTTCGGGCGGGCGGCCAAGCGCGCTTCGAGGTCGTCGTACGCCGGATCGCCCGCGACCTGGCCGAGCGCGTGCCGGTAGGCGTGGATCACCACGTCGACGAAGTCGGGATTGTCGAAGGAGGCGGCGGTCCGGGCGAACGCCGCCTCGTCGAAGGCCCACCGTGGAGACCATTGCCGCCACAGCATCCGGCACAGATCGCGGCGGTGCGCGGACAGGCTCTCCCGGCCGCGTCCGGTTTGGAACAGATGCTGGTACCACACGGTGTGCTCGATGCCCGGCTCGAAACCATGCCGCTGCCGTGCGATGTCGATGATGTCGTAGCCGGCCATCGACACCAGCCCGCCCACCCGCTCCGGCCACAGCGCGGCGGCGACACAGCTTGCCAGCCCACCCCAGTCGTAGCCGGCGAGGATCGGCCGTTCGAGACCGAGCGCCTCGACCAGGGCGATCAGGTCGGACCCGAGCGCCGCCTGCTGCCCACTCCGCATCGTCTCCGCGGAACGGAAACGGGTGGGTCCGAAACCGCGGTGGTACGGCCGGAGCACCCGTGCGCCACGATCCACCAACGCCGGGACCACGTCGTCATAGGCATGGATGTCGTAGGGGAACCCGTGCGACAACACGACCGGCCACCCCTGGGAGGGGCCGTCCTCGACGTAGGCGATGGACAGGACGCCGGCATCCACCCGCCTCGGCTGGGCGGTCACGGTTGGGGCACGCTGCGCGCGGAGTGTGCGGGGGTGGAGCGGGGCGGTCCGCCGTACGACGAAGGAACTCGGAGAAAGGCCAGGGCGCCGAACGCCACCGCGGCGACGGTGCACGCCGGGATCAGCCAGGTAGGCTGACCGTCCGCTGAGGAGCCGGCCCGCACCGCCGCGTGCAGGACGAACACCGGGAATCGCGTGTCACCGAGATGGATCGCCAGCTCGATCGCCTGGCGGACGACGGCGAACACCGGCGCCACGGCCAGGACCAGCGCCGCCCCGGTCAGCACCGCGACCGTGCGGCGGCGTCCCGGCGAGGACGAGCGCAGGCGGTAGGCGCCGGCCGCGGCCAGCAGCCAGCCGGCCAGCAGTCCGAGGATGCCGCCGGCGATGGTCAGCGGCAGGTAGGCGGCGGTCCGCTGGGCGAACATCGTGGCCGAGAAGCCGCCCAGGTAGAGCTGCCCGTCGGCGTACTGGTAGTCGACCCGCCCATGCACGATCACACCGTCGCGGGTGGCCTGGAGGTGCGCGGCGGTGAAATGGGTTCCCGGTTCCGCGTTCTCCGGATTCTCGTACGCCGGTGCCACGGCGAACGACGTGACCGTCCACCCGGCGGCCGTGATGCGATCGCGCACCGCGGTGGCGATCCGTTCCGGGTCGGCGCCGGGCCGGCGGGCGGTCGGCGTACTGAGAAGGAGGTATTCGTCGGCGTGGTCGGATGTGCTCATCCGCCGCAGCGGCATGTCCTGGCCGAGGCCGGGGCCGAGAAGACGCTGCACCTCGGCCTGTCCCGGCAGTGGCGCGAACGTGCGCCCACCCGCCCAGCTGCCGGCCGCCGCACCGAGGACTCCTGTCGCCACCATGACCAGCACCGCGGTGAGCAGCACGAGCGGCCGCCTCGGTAAGCGGAAACGCTGGCGCAGTCCACCGGCGATCAGGTCCCAGCTCTCCGCGGCGGACGGCCGGCGGCGACCGGGATCGGCCATCTCCATCAGCGTCGTGACGATCTCGGTGCCGTGCCGTCGCCGGTAGGGACCGGAGTGTGCCAGCAACAGCAGCCGGTAGTGCCGTTCGATCGTCATGCGATACCTCCGTCGGGGGCGAGCCGCAGCTGCGCCCGGGCCGCCTCGGTGCGCCGCTGCAGCCGCGCGATCTCGGTGCTCAGCGCCGTCGTGCCGTCAGCGGTGAGCCGGTAGTAGCGCCGCAGCCGGCCGTCCACCGCCTCCTCGTGGTCGAGCTCGATGAGACCCTGCTCGGCGAGGCGGTCGAGAGCCCCGTAGAGGGTGCCCGGCCGCAGCTTCACCTCGCCGGCGGAGAGCTCGCCGGCCGCCTGCACGATGCCGTATCCATGCCGTGGCTGCGCCGCCAGCGCCGCCAGGATGAGAAAGGTGGGTTCCTGCACGGCGATCAATTTACGTCCACCGGCATATATCGTCAACCGACCTATAGAAGCCCGGCGAGTCGGTAGAGCACCAGCGAGCCCGCCACGGCGACGTTCAAGCTGGATCCGGTGCCGACCATCGGGATCTCGACGGCGCTGTCGAGCAGGTCGAGTGCCTCCGCCGGGATGCCGGTCGCCTCATGACCGAGCACCATGACGGTCCGCCGCCGGGCAACCGGCAGATCAGCGAGCCGGACGGCTTCGTCGGCCAGTTCCACGCCGACGATCGCCGCTCCCGCGCTGCGCTGCTCGGCCAGCCACCGCAGCGGGTTCCCGACGCGATGCACGCAACCGGGCTCCCGCAGCGTGTTCCCCCGGGCGATCGCGTCGTCCACCCAGCGGAACGGCGGCACGGCCAGGCACGCCCCGACCGCGTCACAGGTCCGCAGCAGCGTTCCCAGATTCGCCCCGTGCATCGGCCACAACGGCGCCGCGACGAGATGCCCCCAGCAGCGATGCCGGCGAGGACGGCGAGCAGAACGGATCTCTCCCGGGGTCCGGACCCGGATGGAGGCTCTCACCGGACGGAGGCAGAACCGCCCCGGAACTCATCAGTCATAGTGAGCGTGCTTCTCGGCGCACGCGAGCCATCGACAGGTGACGTGATCGCGCACCAGCGTACCGCGACCGGTCGATGGCGGACATCGACCGGCCTGTACTCTTCGCCGTCGTGCGTGCGATCTTCGTTCTGGCCGTGGCGATCCTTGTCGGCTTCCTCGTCAGCCCGCTGGTACGCGCCGACGCCGGCTGCGTGCCCACCCCGTCGGCCTCGTCGCCGGCGGCGCTGACCGGCTGGACCGAGGCGCAGATCGCGAACGCCCGGCTGATCGTCACCGCCGGCGCCGGCCGCGGGATTCCGGAACGAGGACTGGTCATCGCGGTCGCCACGGCCATGCAGGAGTCCGGGCTGCGGAACCTGCGCGGCGGCGACCGGGACTCGATCGGCCTGTTCCAGCAGCGCCCGAGCCAGGGTTGGGGTACGCCGTCGCAACTGCGCGATCCGGCGTACCAGACGGGGAGGTTCTTCGACAAACTGCTGACCATCGACGGCTGGCAGAAGATGCGGCTCACCGACGCGGCCCAGGCGGTGCAGGTGTCCGCCTATCCGGAGGCCTACGCGAAGCACACCGGTGAGGCGACCCACCTGGTCGAGGCGCTGTCCGCGACCTCCTGCTAGCGGCCGTACCTGTCGAACGAGACGGTCCAGTCGCCGAGACCGTTCCAGATCGGCAGCTCACGCGGGGTGTTCTTCACGTCGACGATGTCGCCGACCTTGAAGTTGTTGTAGACCCACTTGGCGTCGGCAGTGCTGAGGTTGATGCAGCCGTGCGACAGGTTCGCCCGGCCCAGCGAGCCGTTCCAGGGCGCGGCGTGCAGGTATTCGCCCGAGTAACTGATCCGCGTGCAGAACTCGATGTTCTCCGACACGTAGTAGTTCGGGTCGTCCTTGTCGGTCACGCCGTAGCTGGCCGAGCTCATCGTGTGCCGGCGCTTCTTGCCGAGCACCACGTGCGGGCCGCCGGCCGTCCAGTAGCTGATCTTCTGGCCGTTCGCGCCGGTGGTGCCGCCGCCCTTGCCGAGGCTGCTCTTCATGGTGCGGACGAGCTTGCCGTCGACGTAGACCTTCGTCATGTGCGTGCGGTTGTCGCTGATCGCGATCAGCTCCCGCCCGATCTTGAAGCTGGTCGACGCGTTCTTCCCGCCGTACGTCTTCTTGCCCAGCTTCTGGCCGAACACGTTGACGCTGACCTTGATCGTGGTGCCGGCCTTCCAGTACTTGGCCGGCCGCCAGTGCACGGTCCGGTCGTCCTTCCAGTAGAACTTGCCCTCGACCTTCGGCGACGTGGTGATCTCGATGGCCTTCTCGGCGGCCTCCTTGTTGACCGCGCGGCTGAACGCGACGATCACCGGCTGGCCGACGCCGTACGTGCTGCCCTCCTTGAGGAGCAGCATCGCGTTGGCCTGGAAGTTGACCTTCGCGGTGGCCTCCGGCTTGAGCGTGCTGAACGTGTGGTCCTTCGTGCTCTCGACGCCGGCGCTGTCCGTGGCGACGACGGTGACCTTGTACTTCTTGCCGTACGCCAGGTCCTCGGACGACTTCCAGGTCCCGTCGGCCTGGATAGTGCCCTCGATCTTCGTCTTGCCGGAGGTGACGGTGACCGATTTGAGGGTGCCGTCCTGGGCGCTCACCACGATCGGCTTGATCGGCGACCACTCGGTGGCCCCGGCCTCCGGGGTGAGGTTCAGGCTCACCGGCGTCACGACGGGAGCAGACTCGACCTGAGCCACCGGGTCGACCCAGGTGGTCGATCCGCCGCCGGCGGCCTTGCTGCCACCGGACGAGGAACATCCGGCCGCGGTGGCGGCCGCGGCCACGCCGACCGCACCGATGATCACTCTACGTCGTCGAATCATGACTCTCACAATCGAGGGGTCCTGGCGCCATCCGTGGCCCTGCAGAGAACAAGACGTGTAGCAGGCCCGGAATCGTTGCCTGTCGTGTCAAGCAATCTCTGAAGGAGGGGGTCATCTTGACAGATCTTGATCTCGCGCGGTAGACCGCGTTGATTCCCGCCCGCTGCCGTCCTTTACCATCGCCCCGACGACAGCTCTGGCCAAAAAGCGGGGACAAAAAGTGACATCGGACGACATTTCACGCCGGGAGGCGGAGCGGTTGCGCGGCTTGGACGAGGCCGGACGCGTATCCGTGATGTTCGAGGCCATCGCCGAGCAGGGCGCGCTCTGGGTCTGGGGTGACGAAGGCGACATCCTCTTCACCGAGGACGGGCGGCGCCGCGACCTGCTGCCGATCTGGCCCTACGCCACGGTGGCCCGGCTGGAGAACGAGGGCGACGTCGACGGCGAGCACGCCATCCGGATCCCGGCCCGCGACTTCCTGAAGGAGTGGCTGCCGCAACTCGACGAGGACGACGCGGACATCGCGATCTTCCCGGTCGAGGAACGGAACGCGGCGGTGCTCACCCTCGCCGAGTTCCGTTCCCGCGTCGGTTCCTAGGCCTTGGCGGCGCTGGCCACGGTCAGCGCCTCGGCCGCGTGCTGGTTCATGTCCAGCTCGCTGTGGATCACGTCGAGCACGCGACGATCCGCCCCGATCACGAAGGTCATCCGTTTCGTGCTGAGGGGACCCAGCGCGAGCTTGCGCTTCACGCCGTACGCGGCGATGGTCGTGGAATCGGGGTCGGACAGCAGCGGGTAATCGAACGTGTAGGTGTCCGCGAACTGCTTCTGCTTCTCGACCGGATCCTTGCTGATGCCGACGCGCTGCACGCCGGCAGCCCGGTATTCCGCCGACAGGTCCCGGAAGTGGCAGGCTTCGGCGGTGCAGCCCTTGGTCATGGCGCCGGGGTAGAAGAAGAGGACCACGGGCCCGTCCGCGACGAGGTCGCTCAGCCGCCGCGGGGTGCCGTCCTGGTCGGGAAGTTCGAAGTCGGGCGCGAGGTCGCCCTTTCCTATGCTCACCCGATGCAGGGTACTGCCGCCGGCCGACGGCCTGCGCCGCCGATCGCCGGCACCCCGAAGAGGAATGACATCGCCCGGGTGGAGCGTCTCGGCGTCCGATGGCTCACCCTGGGCTGACGGCCGCCACTCAGTAGTCGCCCTTGATGACGAAGTAGGAGCCGCGGATGGTGCCGGCCAGTTTCGACTTCTGACGGGCGAATTTGAACGAACCGAGTTCTTCCGGAACGTCCATGCCGTCGGAGAGTTTGAAGCCGACCGCCCGTTTCCCGCCCTCGTCGACGGTCCACATGACGTTGACGGACAAGCCACTCTCGTAGAAGACGT comes from the Actinoplanes sp. OR16 genome and includes:
- a CDS encoding peroxiredoxin, whose amino-acid sequence is MSIGKGDLAPDFELPDQDGTPRRLSDLVADGPVVLFFYPGAMTKGCTAEACHFRDLSAEYRAAGVQRVGISKDPVEKQKQFADTYTFDYPLLSDPDSTTIAAYGVKRKLALGPLSTKRMTFVIGADRRVLDVIHSELDMNQHAAEALTVASAAKA
- a CDS encoding alpha/beta fold hydrolase yields the protein MTAQPRRVDAGVLSIAYVEDGPSQGWPVVLSHGFPYDIHAYDDVVPALVDRGARVLRPYHRGFGPTRFRSAETMRSGQQAALGSDLIALVEALGLERPILAGYDWGGLASCVAAALWPERVGGLVSMAGYDIIDIARQRHGFEPGIEHTVWYQHLFQTGRGRESLSAHRRDLCRMLWRQWSPRWAFDEAAFARTAASFDNPDFVDVVIHAYRHALGQVAGDPAYDDLEARLAARPKITVPAVTLDGADDPLKPGGTADHAPMFVSGHEHRVIEAGHNLPQEAPAAFADAVLTVR
- a CDS encoding Ig-like domain-containing protein is translated as MIRRRRVIIGAVGVAAAATAAGCSSSGGSKAAGGGSTTWVDPVAQVESAPVVTPVSLNLTPEAGATEWSPIKPIVVSAQDGTLKSVTVTSGKTKIEGTIQADGTWKSSEDLAYGKKYKVTVVATDSAGVESTKDHTFSTLKPEATAKVNFQANAMLLLKEGSTYGVGQPVIVAFSRAVNKEAAEKAIEITTSPKVEGKFYWKDDRTVHWRPAKYWKAGTTIKVSVNVFGQKLGKKTYGGKNASTSFKIGRELIAISDNRTHMTKVYVDGKLVRTMKSSLGKGGGTTGANGQKISYWTAGGPHVVLGKKRRHTMSSASYGVTDKDDPNYYVSENIEFCTRISYSGEYLHAAPWNGSLGRANLSHGCINLSTADAKWVYNNFKVGDIVDVKNTPRELPIWNGLGDWTVSFDRYGR
- a CDS encoding TrmH family RNA methyltransferase, producing the protein MHGANLGTLLRTCDAVGACLAVPPFRWVDDAIARGNTLREPGCVHRVGNPLRWLAEQRSAGAAIVGVELADEAVRLADLPVARRRTVMVLGHEATGIPAEALDLLDSAVEIPMVGTGSSLNVAVAGSLVLYRLAGLL
- a CDS encoding peptidase M23, translated to MRAIFVLAVAILVGFLVSPLVRADAGCVPTPSASSPAALTGWTEAQIANARLIVTAGAGRGIPERGLVIAVATAMQESGLRNLRGGDRDSIGLFQQRPSQGWGTPSQLRDPAYQTGRFFDKLLTIDGWQKMRLTDAAQAVQVSAYPEAYAKHTGEATHLVEALSATSC
- a CDS encoding PadR family transcriptional regulator, translating into MQEPTFLILAALAAQPRHGYGIVQAAGELSAGEVKLRPGTLYGALDRLAEQGLIELDHEEAVDGRLRRYYRLTADGTTALSTEIARLQRRTEAARAQLRLAPDGGIA
- a CDS encoding chemotaxis protein CheW; this translates as MSTRQFVTFEVAGQFFGVDVDAVQEVLSYSEYTPVPLAPNAVGGLFNLRGQVIAAVDLRVQFGLPRRDMSGLVMNVIVRYGDEPVSLLVDRIGQVADLDSDLFEEPPATLTGRSRELVIGAYKTEGRLLLVLDVAECVNTTRVAA
- a CDS encoding DUF2750 domain-containing protein translates to MTSDDISRREAERLRGLDEAGRVSVMFEAIAEQGALWVWGDEGDILFTEDGRRRDLLPIWPYATVARLENEGDVDGEHAIRIPARDFLKEWLPQLDEDDADIAIFPVEERNAAVLTLAEFRSRVGS